Proteins encoded within one genomic window of Thermoleophilaceae bacterium:
- a CDS encoding cold-shock protein, with translation MPEGTVKWFSDDKGFGFITPDDGGQDLFVHHSGIVAEGYRSLPEGSRVSYESEAGPKGPKAVQVQTL, from the coding sequence ATGCCGGAAGGCACCGTGAAGTGGTTCAGCGACGACAAGGGCTTCGGCTTCATCACCCCTGACGATGGCGGGCAGGATCTGTTCGTCCATCACAGCGGGATCGTTGCCGAGGGTTACCGCTCGCTCCCCGAGGGGTCCCGCGTCAGCTATGAGTCGGAGGCCGGGCCGAAGGGCCCCAAGGCCGTTCAGGTTCAGACGCTCTAG
- a CDS encoding FAD-binding oxidoreductase yields the protein MLEPALAPAAVQDLASSFGGTLLQPGDDGFDDARMVWNGMFDRHPALIARCSGPADAAAAVHFARANDLLVAVRGGGHSASGHGTCDGGIVIDLSPMKGIEVDPQARTARAQPGLTWSEFDAATQEHGLAVTGGRFSTTGIAGLTLGSGSGWLERKCGLTADNLLSVEIVTADGSLLTASEQEHPDLFWGIRGGSGNFGIVTSFVYRLHEVGPVIYGGLMMSRPERAGEIVRFVRDYMRDAPDDLGAGIAFINAPPEPFVPADLQLQPAVGVVICWTGSHEEGERIVAPIREAAQPVVDVVQPMPYTALQSMLDAGGPHGTRGYMKAEFMEEMTDAAIDKLVQHGANRAGPMAQLLLEPMGGAISRVGDDDTALGRRDVPWCYHALGMWMEPDPETADAHVVWARGLTEDLRPHTTDGVYLNYTSDEGDDRVRSTYGAAKYDRLVAIKDRYDPENLFRLNQNIRPSGRAPAHP from the coding sequence ATGCTGGAGCCCGCGCTGGCGCCTGCAGCGGTTCAGGACCTGGCGAGCAGCTTCGGCGGCACGCTTCTCCAGCCCGGAGACGACGGCTTCGACGACGCGCGAATGGTCTGGAACGGGATGTTCGACCGTCATCCCGCGCTGATCGCACGCTGCAGCGGTCCGGCCGACGCCGCCGCCGCCGTCCACTTCGCCCGGGCCAACGATCTGCTCGTGGCCGTCCGCGGCGGCGGGCACTCCGCCTCCGGCCACGGAACCTGTGACGGCGGGATCGTGATCGACCTGTCGCCGATGAAGGGCATCGAGGTCGATCCCCAAGCGCGGACGGCGCGTGCCCAGCCGGGCCTGACGTGGAGCGAGTTCGATGCGGCCACGCAGGAGCATGGGCTCGCCGTGACCGGCGGGCGCTTCTCCACCACCGGGATCGCCGGGCTCACGCTCGGGAGCGGCAGCGGCTGGCTCGAGCGCAAGTGCGGCCTGACCGCCGACAACCTGCTGTCGGTCGAGATCGTCACCGCGGACGGCAGCCTGCTCACCGCGAGCGAGCAGGAGCATCCCGACCTCTTCTGGGGCATCCGGGGCGGAAGCGGCAACTTCGGGATCGTCACCTCGTTCGTCTACCGCCTGCACGAGGTGGGACCGGTGATCTACGGCGGTCTCATGATGTCGCGGCCCGAGCGCGCCGGCGAGATCGTGCGGTTCGTCAGGGACTACATGCGCGACGCGCCGGACGACCTCGGCGCGGGAATCGCCTTCATCAATGCGCCGCCGGAGCCGTTCGTGCCGGCGGATCTGCAGCTGCAGCCGGCCGTCGGCGTCGTGATCTGCTGGACCGGGAGCCACGAGGAGGGCGAGCGCATCGTCGCGCCCATCCGTGAAGCGGCCCAGCCGGTCGTCGACGTGGTCCAGCCGATGCCGTACACCGCCCTTCAGAGCATGCTCGACGCGGGCGGCCCGCACGGCACGCGCGGCTACATGAAGGCGGAGTTCATGGAGGAGATGACCGACGCGGCCATCGACAAGCTCGTCCAGCATGGCGCCAACCGCGCCGGCCCGATGGCGCAGCTGCTGCTGGAGCCGATGGGCGGCGCCATCAGCCGCGTCGGGGACGACGACACGGCGCTCGGCCGCCGCGACGTCCCGTGGTGCTACCACGCGCTCGGGATGTGGATGGAGCCCGACCCCGAGACGGCCGACGCCCATGTCGTCTGGGCTCGCGGGCTTACGGAGGACCTCCGGCCTCACACCACCGACGGCGTGTACCTCAACTACACGTCCGACGAGGGGGATGACCGCGTTCGCTCGACCTACGGCGCCGCGAAGTACGACCGGCTGGTGGCGATCAAGGACCGCTACGACCCGGAGAACCTCTTCCGCCTGAACCAGAACATCCGCCCCTCCGGGAGGGCGCCCGCGCACCCCTAG
- a CDS encoding trypsin-like peptidase domain-containing protein, whose amino-acid sequence MWLVFKSGDRAGRSIEVAGDSFTVGRDAACELTLDDVKLSRRHARLRALADGRAVLEDLNSTNGTYVNGWRMDRAVTLGGGEQVQFGDTVLEASLQQPADAGATQFGVIVQPPGQPVPERRSQSAIQRVMLQRSVRRLTLVAGAALAFATVAVVLLVTGALSGDDDGDGASGVADIVEQVTPSTALITSIRDGQPFAGGTGWVLDAEEGLIVTNYHVVNGGDAFAVAVDGDEQEATIVGAAPCEDLAVLEVDDTDDLVTLPLLEDQDTLRPGQNVVAVGFPGSASADSNLTTTTGVVSVVKTEFDETGIDTPHYENVVQTDAAINPGNSGGPLVDGQGRLVGVNTAVRTLDSGGQRIIQGQGYAIGVDRVREITEDLREGDSIAWTGLGLVSSLTQPNAPTGLIVAGAVPGTAAEDALGDAQVVVTAIDGTPMDGSLVRYCDAVGDRDSGDEAVFTVTDGSQSAQVRVPFE is encoded by the coding sequence ATGTGGCTCGTATTCAAGTCCGGCGACCGGGCTGGCCGCTCGATCGAGGTCGCCGGCGACAGCTTCACCGTGGGCCGCGACGCCGCCTGCGAGCTCACCCTGGACGACGTCAAGCTGTCGCGCCGGCACGCCCGCCTGCGCGCATTGGCGGACGGCCGTGCCGTGCTCGAGGACCTCAACTCCACCAACGGCACGTACGTGAACGGCTGGCGCATGGACCGCGCGGTCACGCTCGGTGGCGGCGAGCAGGTGCAGTTCGGCGACACCGTGCTGGAGGCATCCCTCCAGCAGCCCGCCGACGCCGGCGCCACGCAGTTCGGCGTGATCGTGCAGCCGCCCGGCCAGCCGGTGCCCGAGCGGCGCAGCCAGTCCGCGATCCAGCGGGTGATGCTGCAGCGCTCGGTGCGACGGCTCACCCTCGTCGCGGGCGCCGCGCTCGCGTTCGCCACGGTCGCCGTGGTGCTGCTGGTCACCGGGGCGCTCTCGGGCGACGATGACGGCGACGGCGCCTCCGGTGTCGCCGACATCGTGGAGCAGGTCACGCCCTCCACCGCGCTCATCACCTCCATCCGGGACGGGCAGCCATTCGCCGGCGGCACCGGCTGGGTGCTCGACGCCGAGGAGGGCCTGATCGTCACCAACTACCACGTGGTCAACGGCGGCGACGCCTTCGCCGTGGCCGTGGACGGAGACGAGCAGGAGGCCACGATCGTCGGCGCCGCGCCTTGCGAGGACCTGGCCGTGCTCGAGGTCGACGACACCGACGACCTGGTCACGCTGCCGCTGCTCGAGGACCAGGACACCCTGCGCCCGGGGCAGAACGTGGTTGCCGTGGGCTTCCCGGGCAGCGCATCCGCGGACAGCAACCTCACCACCACCACGGGCGTCGTGTCCGTGGTGAAGACGGAGTTCGACGAGACGGGGATCGACACGCCGCACTACGAGAACGTCGTCCAGACCGACGCCGCCATCAACCCCGGCAACTCCGGCGGTCCGCTGGTGGACGGCCAGGGGCGGCTCGTCGGGGTGAACACCGCGGTCCGCACGCTCGACTCCGGCGGCCAGCGCATCATCCAGGGACAGGGCTACGCCATCGGCGTGGACCGCGTGCGCGAGATCACCGAGGACCTGCGCGAGGGCGACTCGATCGCCTGGACCGGCCTCGGCCTGGTCTCGAGCCTCACCCAGCCCAACGCTCCCACCGGGCTGATCGTGGCGGGCGCCGTCCCGGGCACCGCGGCCGAGGACGCCTTGGGCGACGCCCAGGTGGTGGTCACGGCCATCGACGGGACGCCGATGGACGGCTCGCTCGTGCGCTACTGCGATGCCGTGGGCGACAGGGACTCGGGCGACGAGGCCGTGTTCACCGTGACCGACGGCTCACAGAGCGCCCAGGTGCGCGTGCCCTTCGAGTAG